A single genomic interval of Bradyrhizobium sp. sBnM-33 harbors:
- a CDS encoding transketolase family protein, which yields MKPTMSATPSGKPRLTTSAMIASIAAEGQRTKPAPFGHALVELARTRTEVIGMTADLGKYTDLHIFANAFPDRYYQMGMAEQLLFGAASGLAAEGFTPFATTYAVFASRRAYDFIHQTIAEEDRNVKIVCALPGLTSGYGPSHQATEDLALFRAMPNMTVIDPCDAHEIEQVVPAVAAHQGPAYVRLLRGQVPVVLDEYGYKFELGKAALIRDGNDVLIISTGIMTMRALEAAKELVTDRVDAAVLHVPTIKPLDAEVILREAGKPGRLVVVAENHTVIGGLGEAIAGLLMRSGVHPVFRQIALPDEFLAAGALPTLHDRYGISTAAISNRIKTWL from the coding sequence ATGAAGCCCACCATGTCAGCTACACCGTCGGGCAAGCCGCGCCTGACCACCTCGGCCATGATCGCCTCGATCGCGGCCGAAGGGCAAAGGACGAAGCCCGCACCTTTCGGGCACGCGCTGGTCGAACTCGCTCGCACCCGCACTGAGGTGATCGGCATGACCGCCGATCTCGGCAAGTACACCGATCTGCACATCTTCGCCAACGCATTTCCCGACCGGTACTACCAGATGGGCATGGCCGAGCAGCTACTGTTCGGCGCTGCCTCGGGACTCGCCGCCGAAGGCTTCACGCCCTTCGCCACCACCTATGCGGTGTTTGCTTCTCGCCGTGCCTACGATTTCATCCATCAAACGATTGCGGAGGAAGACCGCAACGTGAAGATCGTTTGCGCGCTGCCGGGCCTGACCTCCGGCTATGGTCCCAGTCACCAGGCGACCGAGGATCTTGCGCTGTTCCGCGCCATGCCGAACATGACCGTGATCGATCCCTGCGACGCGCACGAGATCGAGCAGGTCGTGCCTGCCGTCGCCGCCCATCAAGGCCCGGCCTATGTGCGGCTGCTGCGCGGCCAGGTGCCGGTGGTGCTTGACGAGTACGGCTACAAGTTTGAGCTCGGCAAGGCGGCCCTGATCCGCGATGGCAACGATGTCCTGATCATCTCCACCGGCATCATGACTATGCGCGCGCTCGAGGCCGCGAAGGAGCTTGTCACTGACCGCGTGGACGCCGCCGTGCTGCACGTTCCCACCATCAAGCCGCTCGATGCCGAGGTGATCCTGCGCGAAGCCGGCAAGCCGGGCCGCCTGGTCGTGGTTGCCGAGAACCACACGGTGATCGGCGGCCTTGGTGAGGCAATCGCCGGTTTGTTGATGCGATCCGGCGTTCATCCGGTCTTCCGCCAGATTGCACTGCCCGACGAGTTTCTCGCTGCCGGCGCGTTGCCGACCCTGCATGACAGATATGGAATTTCGACAGCGGCCATCAGCAATCGCATCAAGACGTGGCTGTAA
- a CDS encoding transketolase, producing METVGTIANAPTLAQRAHNIRRNALRMGEVQGQGYIAQALDIADVLAVAYFHAMHYRPEEPSWESRDRFLLSNGHYAIALYAALIEAGVIPEGELETYGSDESRLPMSGMASYTPGMEMSGGSLGLGLSISVGMALGLKRKNSSARVYTLFSDGELDEGSVWEAIMSAAHHKLDNLIAIIDVNNQQADGPSTEMMAFEPLVEKLNAFGWFVQRVDGNDLDEVVAAFDAAKSHAEDRPRIIVADTLMGKGVPFLEQREKNHFIRVEPHEWQLALGALEAGKQS from the coding sequence ATGGAAACGGTTGGAACGATTGCCAACGCGCCGACACTGGCGCAACGCGCTCACAACATCCGCCGTAACGCGCTGCGGATGGGCGAAGTCCAGGGGCAAGGCTATATCGCGCAGGCGCTTGACATCGCCGACGTGCTTGCCGTCGCCTACTTCCACGCCATGCATTATCGGCCTGAGGAGCCGTCCTGGGAGAGCCGGGACCGCTTCCTGCTCTCGAATGGCCACTATGCCATCGCGCTCTATGCGGCCTTGATCGAGGCCGGGGTCATTCCCGAAGGCGAGCTCGAGACCTATGGCAGCGACGAAAGCCGTCTGCCGATGTCCGGCATGGCCTCCTACACGCCCGGCATGGAGATGTCGGGCGGATCGCTCGGGCTGGGTCTGAGCATCTCCGTCGGGATGGCGCTCGGGCTGAAGCGCAAGAATTCCAGCGCGCGGGTCTACACGCTGTTCTCGGACGGCGAGCTCGACGAAGGCTCCGTCTGGGAAGCGATCATGTCGGCAGCTCACCACAAGCTCGACAACTTGATCGCCATCATCGACGTCAACAACCAGCAGGCGGACGGTCCTTCGACGGAAATGATGGCGTTCGAGCCGCTCGTGGAGAAGCTCAACGCATTCGGCTGGTTCGTGCAGCGCGTGGACGGCAACGATCTCGATGAAGTGGTGGCCGCATTTGATGCCGCCAAATCCCACGCCGAGGACAGGCCACGCATCATCGTTGCCGACACGCTCATGGGCAAAGGCGTTCCGTTCCTGGAGCAGCGCGAGAAGAACCACTTCATCCGTGTCGAGCCACACGAATGGCAGCTCGCGCTTGGCGCGCTCGAAGCAGGGAAACAGTCATGA
- a CDS encoding SDR family NAD(P)-dependent oxidoreductase → MLLRGKTAIISGAASPRGIGLATARRFAVEGARVAILDIDGASAEAAAKGLDAVSGGPHLGLACDVADQKSCIKATDAVIGAFGQIDILINNAGITQPVKLLEITPADWERIQDVNLKGVLFLSQAVIPHMRRRKSGSIACMSSVSAQRGGGIFGGPHYSAAKAGVLGLAKAMAREFGPDGIRVNCVTPGLIGTDITAGKLTDEMRAKILEGIPLGRLGEASDVAGIYTFLASDLSAYVTGAVIDVNGGMLIH, encoded by the coding sequence ATGCTGCTACGCGGCAAGACTGCAATTATTTCGGGCGCGGCCTCGCCGCGCGGAATAGGCTTGGCAACTGCCCGGCGGTTTGCGGTAGAGGGTGCGCGGGTCGCGATACTCGACATCGACGGCGCCTCGGCGGAAGCCGCAGCGAAAGGCCTGGACGCCGTTTCCGGCGGACCTCATCTCGGCCTCGCATGCGACGTCGCCGACCAGAAATCCTGCATCAAAGCGACCGACGCCGTGATCGGCGCCTTCGGCCAGATCGACATCCTCATCAACAATGCCGGCATCACCCAGCCGGTGAAGCTGCTCGAGATCACGCCGGCGGACTGGGAACGCATTCAGGACGTCAATCTCAAGGGCGTGCTCTTTCTCTCCCAGGCCGTGATCCCGCACATGCGCCGGCGCAAGTCCGGCTCGATTGCCTGCATGTCGTCGGTTTCGGCGCAGCGCGGCGGCGGCATTTTCGGCGGGCCGCATTATTCCGCGGCGAAGGCCGGCGTGCTCGGCCTCGCCAAGGCGATGGCCCGCGAGTTCGGGCCCGACGGCATCCGCGTCAATTGCGTGACACCCGGCCTGATCGGAACCGACATCACCGCCGGCAAGCTCACCGACGAGATGAGGGCAAAGATACTCGAAGGCATTCCGCTCGGCCGCCTCGGCGAAGCCAGCGATGTCGCGGGAATCTACACCTTCCTTGCGTCCGACCTGTCCGCCTATGTCACGGGGGCGGTGATCGACGTCAACGGCGGCATGCTCATCCACTGA
- a CDS encoding LysR substrate-binding domain-containing protein, which produces MLSSIPISAIRAFEAAARTGSFRDAASELHLTPSAVSHAIRKLESAMSTTLFERSARSIRLTPAGQNLMRHAGAAFDNLRRGIEEVAGRGPQLLRVHCAPSFAAQWLAPRLAQFLAAEPRLEVRLAASTEYARFGNDDFDLDIVYGQPRSDALEIIPLGEETVTPLCTPALAKRIRKPKDLFGQVLIRSEVKQVQWHQWFAANGLESPAIHGMRFDRSFLAIAMASSGLGVTLESTRLAEREIETGRLVAPLAGRAIDVRYVGHHLVFPRANRQRRAVRAFAEWIMSELDRTTTRS; this is translated from the coding sequence TTGCTGTCCAGTATCCCGATTTCGGCGATCCGCGCCTTCGAGGCGGCCGCGCGCACCGGCTCCTTTCGCGACGCTGCGAGCGAACTTCATTTGACGCCGAGCGCCGTCAGTCACGCGATCCGCAAGCTGGAAAGCGCGATGAGCACCACGCTGTTCGAGCGCAGCGCCCGATCGATCCGCTTGACGCCGGCCGGACAGAACCTGATGCGTCACGCCGGCGCCGCATTCGACAATCTGCGACGCGGCATCGAGGAGGTGGCCGGCCGCGGGCCGCAACTGCTTCGGGTCCACTGCGCGCCGAGTTTCGCGGCGCAGTGGCTGGCGCCGCGTCTCGCCCAATTCCTCGCTGCCGAGCCCCGGCTGGAAGTGCGGCTCGCCGCCAGCACCGAATATGCCCGCTTTGGCAATGACGATTTCGATCTCGACATCGTCTATGGGCAGCCCAGGAGCGATGCGCTGGAAATCATCCCGCTGGGCGAGGAAACCGTGACGCCGCTTTGTACGCCGGCGCTTGCCAAGCGAATCCGCAAGCCGAAGGATTTGTTCGGCCAGGTGCTCATTCGCTCGGAAGTCAAGCAGGTGCAGTGGCATCAGTGGTTCGCCGCGAACGGGCTCGAGTCACCTGCGATTCACGGCATGCGTTTCGATCGTAGCTTCCTCGCAATTGCCATGGCCTCGAGCGGTCTTGGCGTTACGCTGGAATCGACGCGACTTGCCGAGCGCGAAATCGAGACGGGCAGATTGGTCGCTCCGCTCGCCGGCAGGGCCATCGATGTCCGCTATGTCGGCCACCATCTCGTGTTCCCCCGCGCCAACCGGCAGCGCCGCGCGGTTCGGGCATTCGCTGAATGGATTATGTCGGAGCTTGATCGGACCACCACCCGCTCCTAG